In the Drosophila gunungcola strain Sukarami unplaced genomic scaffold, Dgunungcola_SK_2 000001F, whole genome shotgun sequence genome, one interval contains:
- the LOC128261561 gene encoding uncharacterized transmembrane protein DDB_G0289901 codes for MDYRQMKNDAYGIGQRRGMGNSGGGGGGGGGMYSTNFGGSYNNNYNGGGNNNNNYPRSGDDRSGFNPNNQRFGGNSGDDFQDNFRGQQQQLSNYGSSNINRGQSNLGNLARLLELESSQNFGNRNAGASGNFNSELRNPENSYRGPQSQNNSDRFFNDVPRNQNQGSFGNFGPNEGPSFGGNNGPSFGPNDGPTFGGNNGPSFGGNNGPSFGGNDGPSYGGNNPRNSGNFNNDNFPGRGPSFDNQPSGFNDSYGRGGNQGNFGQNSGNFGNNSGNFGGNNRDMGNFNNRGPGGGGPGPGGPGYSGNNSGGGFSNNISRTFNDSRNNWNNSQAQSQSSSFQSSGYQSNSGGGGVGGGGASSTGWEASQRAYNTKRNQLQKMNLNNGGAVRKPGPPPAAKAVQNLRNNPRAAAAIVTATGRTNVLNNRNSQPNKPGNIRPGNAVGGQKKPPNAPPTQYKVNNLAPKPKTVAVNNKKPPVAGQATRIVPGVVRSGPQAAKTGPQAAKTGPQAVRTGPQGQKKGPLAQKTAPQAARTGPHLVKAAPQAGFPAGVAKRPNNAPGLPVQVGQKRIAPAPPVETEPASKSVKKWRRVARKRGFLMGGFKIPYLNDQPKKIPQPEADSYALSFFEQNFNYSTNQDATEEDFLEAAVVLNEDSEDESVADDAKSARKIAKRNRKRLRTEWAPLHEAKKYKDWANWWKDYKNVGEEINQQLLECGNLNLEHCFLPNLPKLSTEQVVYAIIKSAHFGLEKNADVPYDTLKTIFTLMNRTFLDNLTELNMVEIQDIIRGIPNDLWVYKMRSMVYLWAKYKAITNSKSTAEEDVKDQQAIAREWKSPCFHWLSKQAFDELVAISETEWKDHRSIFPVLE; via the exons ATGGACTATCGCCAAATGAAGAACGACGCTTACGGCATTGGCCAGCGGCGTGGAATGGGCAACTCCGGTGGTGGAGGCGGAGGTGGTGGCGGAATGTATTCCACAAACTTTGGTGGTagctacaacaacaactacaacggcggcggcaacaacaacaacaactatcCACGTTCCGGCGACGATCGCTCCGGTTTTAATCCAAACAATCAGCGTTTCGGCGGCAACTCCGGTGATGATTTCCAAGACAATTTCCGgggtcagcagcagcagctatcCAACTATGGATCATCAAATATCAATAGGGGACAATCCAATTTGGGCAATCTGGCGCGTTTGCTGGAACTTGAGTCGTCACAGAATTTCGGCAACCGCAATGCCGGAGCCTCCGGAAATTTCAACTCGGAACTGCGCAATCCGGAGAACAGCTATCGCGGCCCGCAGTCGCAGAACAACAGCGACAGATTCTTCAACGACGTGCCCAGGAATCAGAATCAGGGTTCGTTCGGCAACTTTGGTCCCAACGAGGGGCCCTCATTTGGCGGAAATAATGGTCCTTCCTTTGGACCCAACGACGGGCCCACTTTTGGCGGCAACAATGGTCCTTCCTTCGGGGGAAACAATGGCCCTTCATTTGGAGGAAACGACGGGCCCTCTTACGGAGGAAACAATCCACGCAACTCGGGCAACTTCAACAATGACAATTTTCCAGGAAGAGGTCCGAGCTTTGATAATCAGCCATCTGGATTCAATGACTCCTACGGACGAGGTGGAAACCAGGGCAATTTCGGGCAGAACTCGGGCAACTTTGGAAACAACTCGGGCAACTTTGGGGGTAACAATCGCGACATGGGAAACTTCAACAATCGAGGACCGGGCGGCGGGGGACCAGGACCAGGAGGACCTGGCTATAGTGGCAACAATTCTGGAGGCGGCttcagcaacaacatcagTCGCACATTCAACGACTCTCGCAACAACTGGAACAACTCGCAGGCCCAGTCGCAATCCTCTTCGTTCCAGAGCTCCGGCTATCAATCGAAcagtggaggaggaggagtcgGGGGCGGAGGAGCCAGTAGCACCGGCTGGGAAGCCAGCCAGCGAGCCTACAACACGAAGCGCAACCAGCTTCAGAAGATGAACCTGAACAATGGTGGGGCTGTCCGCAAGCCGGGACCTCCGCCCGCCGCCAAGGCGGTGCAGAACTTGCGAAACAATCCGCGGGCAGCTGCCGCCATCGTCACTGCCACGGGCAGGACCAATGTGCTTAACAATAGGAACAGTCAGCCCAACAAGCCCGGCAACATACGCCCGGGCAATGCAGTTGGAGGCCAGAAGAAACCGCCCAATGCCCCACCCACTCAGTATAAGGTCAACAACTTAGCTCCCAAACCGAAAACCGTTGCAGTAAACAACAAGAAGCCCCCGGTGGCTGGACAAGCTACACGGATTGTTCCCGGAGTCGTTAGGAGTGGACCACAGGCAGCCAAAACTGGACCACAGGCAGCCAAAACTGGACCACAGGCTGTTAGAACTGGACCACAGGGTCAGAAGAAAGGACCACTGGCCCAAAAGACCGCACCTCAGGCGGCTCGGACTGGTCCGCATCTAGTGAAGGCTGCCCCACAAGCAGGCTTCCCAGCCGGAGTGGCTAAAAGGCCAAACAACGCCCCTGGATTACCAGTACAAGTCG GTCAGAAGCGCATCGCCCCAGCTCCGCCTGTGGAAACTGAGCCTGCCTCCAAGTCGGTGAAGAAGTGGCGTCGTGTGGCCCGCAAGCGCGGCTTCTTAATGGGCGGCTTCAAGATCCCCTATCTGAACGATCAGCCGAAGAAGATTCCACAGCCGGAGGCCGACTCGTATGCCTTGTCCttcttcgagcagaacttcaatTACAGCACAAACCAGGACGCCACCGAGGAGGACTTCCTGGAGGCTGCCGTGGTGCTCAACGAGGACTCGGAGGACGAGTCGGTGGCCGACGATGCCAAGTCGGCTCGCAAGATCGCCAAGCGCAATAGGAAGCGCCTGAGGACCGAGTGGGCACCGCTGCACGAGGCCAAGAAATACAAGGACTGGGCCAACTGGTGGAAGGACTACAAGAACGTGGGCGAGGAGATCAACCAGCAACTGTTGGAGTGCGGCAACCTCAATCTGGAGCACTGCTTCCTGCCCAATCTGCCCAAGCTTTCCACGGAGCAGGTGGTTTATGCAATCATTAAGTCCGCTCACTTTGGACTCGAGAAGAATGCGGATGTGCCGTACGACACCCTGAAGACAATCTTCACTTTGATGAACCGCACCTTCCTGGACAACCTCACTGAGCTGAACATGGTGGAGATCCAGGACATAATTCGCGGCATACCCAACGACCTCTGGGTATACAAGATGCGCAGCATGGTCTACCTGTGGGCCAAATACAAGGCCATCACCAATTCCAAGTCCACCGCCGAGGAGGACGTTAAGGATCAGCAGGCCATTGCCCGCGAGTGGAAGAGTCCCTGCTTCCACTGGTTGTCCAAGCAGGCTTTTGACGAGCTAGTG GCAATCAGTGAAACCGAATGGAAGGACCATCGCAGCATTTTTCCGGTTTTAGAGTAA
- the LOC128261571 gene encoding protein D3, protein MILMRLRVLRNLNRNVLSGLWKDSPRSFAVNGNSSAVSFPAAIRTLKTFNNGLQLRILTKEPLSAFTQSQRQYSCESIGKTMEENCVVPDVIAKAPAQTALVEYPCDIVVKPGQVLTPTQVKDQPCVKWEADAGKLYTLCMTDPDAPSRQDPKFREWHHWLVGNIPGGDVAKGEVLSAYVGSGPPPDTGLHRYVFLIYEQKCKLTFDEKRLPNNSGDGRGGFKIAEFAKKYDLGDPIAGNLYQAEYDDYVPILYKQLGA, encoded by the coding sequence ATGATCTTGATGCGGCTAAGAGTGTTGCGTAATCTCAACCGTAACGTCCTGAGTGGATTGTGGAAGGATTCACCTCGTTCGTTCGCTGTGAATGGCAACTCTTCAGCTGTCAGCTTTCCGGCCGCCATTAGAACGCTGAAAACATTCAACAACGGACTGCAACTACGCATCCTAACCAAAGAACCGCTCTCTGCATTTACCCAATCTCAACGGCAGTATTCTTGCGAAAGCATTGGTAAAACCATGGAGGAGAACTGCGTGGTTCCGGACGTGATTGCCAAGGCCCCGGCGCAGACGGCCCTGGTGGAATACCCGTGCGACATTGTGGTGAAGCCGGGTCAGGTGCTGACCCCCACCCAGGTGAAGGACCAGCCGTGTGTGAAGTGGGAGGCGGACGCCGGCAAACTCTACACCCTCTGCATGACTGATCCGGATGCGCCCAGTCGCCAGGACCCCAAATTCCGGGAGTGGCACCATTGGCTGGTCGGCAACATCCCCGGCGGTGATGTCGCCAAGGGCGAAGTGCTTTCCGCCTACGTGGGATCGGGTCCGCCGCCGGACACCGGACTCCATCGCTACGTGTTCCTGATCTACGAACAGAAGTGCAAGCTGACCTTCGACGAGAAGCGGCTGCCCAACAACAGCGGCGATGGACGTGGTGGCTTCAAGATCGCCGAGTTCGCCAAGAAATACGACCTGGGCGATCCCATTGCCGGCAATCTCTACCAGGCGGAGTACGACGACTATGTGCCGATCCTCTACAAGCAGCTGGGTGCCTAA
- the LOC128261572 gene encoding uncharacterized protein LOC128261572, translating into MAWVPKSRFEHDLVNMEPGFNMIQGQMAYEERKKLEYRTSAGGRGREIRESLQMMEKIQKIARTKPLGEHATMEDWDDTSTAHQEAVAMMRHFGMMSLGHEISFPQITEDGSERFPLKTDPGFFIPRRTRRPENPLPADCIPEDSADDSYHTAESSSSCIWLYGSGMSQMGSGLEKSNEDRKREKRQTFVLEPKIIPCNMEKSKGKKRNQRPSQKE; encoded by the coding sequence ATGGCATGGGTTCCCAAATCGCGGTTCGAACACGACTTAGTGAATATGGAGCCGGGTTTTAATATGATCCAGGGTCAGATGGCCTACGAGGAGAGGAAGAAATTGGAGTACAGGACATCGGCAGGTGGAAGGGGGCGGGAAATCCGTGAGAGTCTGCAAATGATGGAGAAGATCCAGAAAATAGCGAGAACCAAACCGCTGGGCGAGCACGCCACTATGGAGGACTGGGACGACACTTCCACTGCGCATCAAGAGGCGGTGGCCATGATGCGGCACTTCGGAATGATGTCCCTGGGGCATGAAATCAGTTTTCCACAGATCACCGAAGACGGGAGCGAACGATTCCCCCTCAAAACAGATCCCGGATTCTTCATACCCCGTAGAACGCGTAGACCGGAGAATCCCTTGCCAGCGGACTGCATTCCTGAAGATTCAGCGGATGATTCCTATCATACAGCCGAAAGTTCGAGCAGTTGCATTTGGCTCTACGGATCGGGAATGTCCCAAATGGGGAGTGGCTTGGAAAAGAGTAACGAGGACAGAAAGCGGGAAAAGAGGCAGACCTTTGTCTTGGAACCCAAGATTATCCCATGTAACATGGAAAAGTCCAAGGGAAAAAAGAGGAACCAGAGGCCCAGCCAAAAGGAATGA
- the LOC128261568 gene encoding magnesium transporter NIPA2: MQPLPRFIVCDSDVQEQKKKTDSRSGSHSGLAMNSDGEASSLQMPLPQMTVQGILAGEALQSPGPAPLSVADAVSNTDFYIGVGLAISSCFFIGSSFIIKKKALIRLSRYGEVRASAGGFGYLREWIWWAGLLTMGVGEAANFAAYAFAPASLVTPLGALSVIISAVMASRFLNEKLNLLGKIGCFLCILGSTIIVIHSPKEKEVEDLQLLFDMLLDPVFILYVICIIGSTVFVACFIAPRHGHTNVVVYIFLCSGIGSLTVMSCKALGLAIRQTLNNGGNVFLTWMPWFLILVTVTFIAIQMNYLNKALDIFNTSIVTPVYYVMFTTLVIAASAILFKEFTHMRFDDILGDVCGFLIVITAVFLLNAFRDIDISLNDVRGLMRPKMQRVSQFDEEVLVTSNSKERRLSYGSGDVYRKA, encoded by the exons ATGCAGCCACTCCCGAGGTTCATTGTTTGTGACTCAGACGTccaagagcaaaaaaaaaaaacagacagcAGGAGCGGATCACACAGCGGATTAGCTATGAACAGCGACGGCGAAGCCTCATCACTGCAGATGCCCCTGCCCCAGATGACGGTGCAGGGCATCCTCGCAGGGGAAGCCTTACAATCACCCGGCCCAGCGCCTCTTTCAGTGGCGGATGCGGTGTCCAACACGGACTTCTACATCGGAGTGGGCCTGGCCATTTCCTCCTGCTTCTTCATCGGCTCCAGCTTCATCATCAAGAAAAAGGCCCTCATCCGGCTGAGCAGATACGGCGAGGTTCGGGCTTCAGCTGGAGGATTCGGATACCTAAGGGAGTGGATCTGGTGGGCGGGCCTTCTAACAA tgggTGTGGGAGAAGCGGCCAACTTTGCGGCCTATGCCTTTGCGCCGGCCTCTTTGGTGACCCCATTGGGTGCCTTGAGTGTGATCATCTCCGCCGTAATGGCCTCCAGATTCCTCAACGAGAAGCTGAATCTGCTGGGAAAGATAGGTTGTTTCCTGTGCATACTGGGCTCCACGATCATTGTGATCCACTCGCCCAAGGAGAAGGAGGTCGAGGATCTGCAGCTGCTGTTCGACATGCTGTTGGATCCGGTGTTCATCCTGTACGTGATCTGCATCATTGGCTCCACGGTGTTTGTGGCCTGCTTTATTGCCCCGCGCCATGGACACACCAATGTGGTGGTCTATATCTTCCTGTGCTCGGGCATTGGATCGCTGACTGTGATGTCCTGCAAGGCCTTGGGTCTGGCCATTCGGCAGACGCTGAATAATGGGGGCAACGTGTTCCTCACCTGGATGCCCTGGTTCCTTATCCTGGTCACCGTCACGTTCATAGCCATCCAGATGAACTACCTGAACAAGGCGCTGGATATATTCAACACCAGCATAGTGACGCCAGTTTATTATGTGATGTTTACCACCTTGGTGATTGCTGCCTCTGCCATCCTGTTCAAGGAGTTCACCCACATGCGATTTGACGACATCCTGGGCGATGTGTGTGGCTTCCTCATCGTCATAACCGCCGTATTCCTGCTCAACGCCTTCAGGGACATTGATATATCGCTGAACGACGTGAGGGGTCTGATGCGGCCCAAAATGCAGCGGGTGTCGCAGTTTGACGAGGAGGTGCTGGTCACCAGCAACTCCAAGGAGCGACGCCTGTCCTACGGATCCGGGGACGTGTACCGGAAGGCCTGA